In Gossypium arboreum isolate Shixiya-1 chromosome 5, ASM2569848v2, whole genome shotgun sequence, a single genomic region encodes these proteins:
- the LOC108485412 gene encoding vacuolar protein sorting-associated protein 32 homolog 2-like, whose amino-acid sequence MFNRLLGKPKQEPNALTSLDKLHETLEMLEKKEKVLLKKASAEVEKAKEFTKAKNKRAAIQCLKRKRLYEQQIEQLGNFQLRIHDQMIMLEAAKATTETVDALRSGASAMKAMQKATNIDDVDKTMDEINEQTENMKQIQEALSTPIGAAADFDEDELEAELEELEGAELEEQLLQPATTAPAPAAAVQAPAGRQPAHNAPKRTAEEDELAALQAEMAL is encoded by the exons ATGTTTAACCGGCTTTTAGGAAAACCCAAACAGGAACCAAATGCTCTAACCTCATTAGATAAATTACACGAG ACCCTCGAAATGCTagagaaaaaggaaaaagtaCTTCTGAAGAAGGCTTCTGCAGAGGTTGAAAAGGCCAAGGAATTCACCAAAGCGAAAAACAAGAGAG CGGCTATACAATGCTTGAAGAGAAAAAGACTATATGAACAGCAAATTGAACAGCTTGGAAACTTCCAGCTTCGTATTCATGATCAG ATGATAATGTTAGAAGCTGCTAAAGCCACAACTGAGACTGTAGATGCATTGAGAAGTGGAGCATCTGCAATGAAGGCAATGCAGAAAGCAAC GAATATAGATGATGTTGACAAAACAATGGACGAGATCAATGAACAAACCGAGAACATGAAACAGATTCAGGAAGCACTTTCAACTCCCATTGGAGCTGCTGCTGATTTTGATGAG GATGAATTGGAAGCGGAACTCGAAGAACTTGAAGGTGCTGAGTTGGAAGAACAGCTTCTCCAGCCTGCAACAACTGCTCCTGCTCCTGCAGCTGCGGTGCAGGCTCCTGCTGGCAGGCAACCAGCTCATAATGCTCCAAAGCGCACAGCTGAGGAAGATGAACTCGCAGCATTGCAGGCTGAGATGGCACTTTAA
- the LOC108483969 gene encoding IAA-amino acid hydrolase ILR1-like 4 translates to MAFLKLVFLIFILHSFMPIPISSTPSLNKEVFAQIRPDFLDFAKKPEIMDWMVGIRRKIHENPELGYEEFETSKLIRAELDLMGIPYKYPVAVTGVVGYIGTGKPPFVALRADMDALAMEELVEWEHKSKVPGKMHACGHDAHVAMLLGAAKMLQEHRNDLQGTVVLIFQPAEEGGGGAKKMLDAGAVDNVDAIFALHVSIKFPIGVVASRPGPILAATSFFEAVINGKGGHAALPQHTVDPILAASNVIVSLQHLVSREADPLDSQVVSIGKFQGGGAFNVIPDSVTIGGTFRAFSTETFVQLKQRIEEVITKQAIVQRCNTKVIFHESSSYPVCFNNKELHEHFRKVAVEMLGVHNVVEAVANMGGEDFAFFSEVIPGLFFFLGMKNETQGPLQSGHSPYYTVNEDVFPYGAALHASLATTYLSENPPKHTSPPEGSFHDEL, encoded by the exons ATGGCTTTCCTCAAATTGGTTTTCCTGATTTTCATTCTCCATTCATTTATGCCAATACCCATTTCTTCAACCCCTTCACTAAACAAGGAAGTATTCGCTCAAATCCGACCCGACTTCCTTGATTTTGCAAAGAAACCAGAGATTATGGATTGGATGGTTGGTATTAGAAGAAAAATACACGAGAATCCCGAGCTTGGTTATGAAGAGTTTGAGACTAGTAAGCTTATAAGAGCCGAGCTTGATCTGATGGGGATCCCTTACAAATACCCAGTTGCTGTTACTGGTGTTGTTGGCTATATTGGCACTGGCAAGCCTCCTTTTGTCGCACTTAGAGCAGATATGGATGCTCTTGCCATGGAG GAGCTGGTAGAGTGGGAACATAAGAGTAAGGTTCCTGGAAAGATGCATGCTTGTGGACATGATGCTCATGTTGCTATGCTTCTTGGTGCTGCAAAGATGCTTCAAGAACATCGAAATGACTTACAG GGAACAGTTGTTCTTATTTTTCAACCGGCTGAAGAAGGGGGTGGGGGAGCCAAAAAAATGTTAGATGCTGGGGCAGTAGATAACGTTGATGCCATCTTTGCACTCCATGTATCTATTAAATTCCCGATTGGTGTTGTAGCGTCCCGTCCTGGCCCGATTTTAGCTGCAACCAGTTTCTTTGAAGCTGTAATAAATGGAAAGGGGGGACATGCCGCACTTCCTCAGCATACAGTAGACCCAATTTTAGCTGCTTCCAATGTGATTGTTAGTTTGCAACATCTAGTTTCACGTGAAGCTGATCCCTTGGATTCTCAG GTGGTTAGCATTGGAAAATTCCAAGGAGGTGGTGCATTTAACGTCATTCCAGATTCTGTTACCATCGGTGGCACTTTTAGGGCATTTTCGACAGAAACCTTTGTTCAACTTAAACAAAGGATCGAGGAG GTTATTACGAAGCAAGCAATTGTACAGAGATGCAATACTAAAGTCATATTCCATGAAAGTTCCTCTTACCCTGTGTGCTTCAACAACAAAGAGTTGCATGAGCATTTCAGAAAGGTTGCAGTGGAAATGTTGGGCGTGCATAATGTGGTAGAAGCAGTAGCTAATATGGGAGGAGAGGACTTTGCATTCTTTTCGGAGGTGATTCCaggacttttcttctttcttggaATGAAGAACGAAACTCAAGGACCACTTCAATCAGGGCACTCACCCTACTATACGGTTAATGAAGATGTATTTCCATATGGTGCAGCTCTTCATGCATCATTGGCAACAACTTACCTCTCGGAAAATCCACCCAAACATACTTCACCACCGGAAGGAAGTTTTCATGATGAACTCTGA
- the LOC108484280 gene encoding 40S ribosomal protein S30: MGKVHGSLARAGKVRGQTPKVAKQDKKKKPRGRAYKRMQYNRRFVTAVVGFGKKRGPNSSEK; this comes from the exons ATGG GTAAGGTTCACGGATCTCTAGCTCGTGCCGGGAAGGTGAGAGGCCAAACTCCTAAAGTGGCCAAGCAAGACAAGAAGAAGAAGCCCCGTGGCCGCGCTTACAAGCGGATGCAATACAACCGACGCTTCGTCACCGCAG TGGTTGGATTTGGCAAAAAGAGGGGACCTAACTCATCTGAGAAGTAA
- the LOC108486800 gene encoding uncharacterized protein LOC108486800, which translates to MSFQLKTAHQLILKMRKLARQIRNSEDDKFSLPTVDDARPMDINEQEELVRSLEKMQAHQSLQWKSVFAALLFCYSAFLLYSIYQQTLFPWELRYHAYFMEDVDSWIIITADWLAVLACSMAIMGLFNNSKDHRKWIWYSCSIGLVLAIFWVYYMLRMPKFRWDVIWLPLGPLCGAGVCLYVDNLLSESSEEVRKLRSYMYAFKAG; encoded by the exons ATGAGTTTTCAATTGAAGACGGCTCACCAATTGATTTTAAAAATGAGGAAACTGGCGAGACAAATTCGAAATTCCGAAGATGATAAGTTCTCTCTCCCCACCGTCGACGATGCTCGTCCCATGGATATCAACG AACAAGAGGAGTTGGTTCGTTCTCTTGAAAAAATGCAAGCTCACCAAAGTCTACAATGGAAG AGCGTGTTTGCAGCACTTCTCTTTTGTTACTCGGCGTTTCTTCTATACTCAATCTATCAGCAGACCTTATTTCCATGGGAACTG CGGTACCATGCTTACTTCATGGAAGATGTTGATTCATGGATAATAATAACTGCAG ATTGGCTAGCTGTTTTGGCATGCTCAATGGCCATTATGGGTCTATTCAATAATTCAAAGGATCACAGAAAGTGGATATGGTACTCATGCTCAATTGGCCTTGTGCTTGCAATTTTCTGGGTATACTATATGCTGAG AATGCCAAAATTCCGTTGGGATGTTATCTGGCTTCCTCTCGGGCCCTTATG TGGAGCTGGGGTATGTCTCTATGTTGATAATCtcctttctgagtcatcagaagAAGTAAGAAAGCTCAGAAGCTATATGTATGCATTCAAAGCCGGCTAG
- the LOC108486801 gene encoding 60S ribosomal protein L31-like, whose amino-acid sequence MVEKTRGRKEEVVTREYTINLHKRLHGCTFKKKAPKAIKEIRKFAEKAMGTKDVRVDVKLNKHIWSRGIRSVPRRIRVCIARKRNDDEDAKEELYSLVTVAEIPAEGLKGLGTKVIDDDEE is encoded by the exons ATGGTTGAGAAAACAAGAGGAAGAAAGGAAGAGGTGGTGACCAGAGAGTACACCATTAACCTTCACAAGCGCCTTCATGGCTG CACATTCAAGAAGAAAGCTCCCAAGGCTATCAAGGAGATCAGGAAGTTTGCAGAAAAAGCCATGGGGACAAAGGATGTGAGAGTTGATGTCAAGCTGAACAAGCACATCTGGAGCAGAGGGATCCGAAGTGTCCCGAGAAGGATTAGGGTTTGCATCGCTCGCAAGAGAAATGACGATGAAGATGCCAAGGAGGAGCTTTACTCTCTAGTAACGGTTGCTGAAATCCCAGCTGAAGGATTGAAGGGTTTAGGCACCAAGGTCATTGATGACGATGAGGAATAA